The Calditrichia bacterium genomic interval AGGCACATCAATATGCACCTGATGAATTGCAGATGGCCGAATCCGAATGGCAAAAGCGATGGAGCTTTGGAAACTGGAAAATCAAAAATGGTTCTGGCAACGGGATTATTCAAGCGTGATTCAAACGCTGTCCACTGCCGCGACGCATGCTGAAATCGCCGGAAAAAGCAGCATACATCGCAAACAATCCATTATAGAAACGGTTAACAAACAATTGTCACGGATTTCCCTAAAAACCCGGTTTTTTGAAAAACAGTATGGCAATCTGCCATTAAGCAGGCAAATCAAAAAAAATCTGGGTCAAAGCGGGTTACTGCTTAACGAAGCAACATCAGCCATTGACCGGGGTGAAAACACCGTTGCCCAATCCCGGCTGGTTAAAAGCGAGGCTTTCATTGATCAGTCCATAACGGCATTGGAAAAACAATTAACCGGATATTTCGCAGGTCTTGCACAATGGCAAGTGTGGGTTAAAGACGCCATAAACCAGTCTAAACGCAATCGAGAGAATGTAATCATTATTGACAAAATGGCGCTGACGTGCAACATCTACAATGCCGGAAAATTGGTGTTTACTGCTCCGATTGAAATGGGACCCAACTGGATGGGTGATAAAATTCAGCGCGGAGACCGGAAAACACCTGAAGGCATTTATAGCATTAGCGACAAAAATCCGGGTCTCAAACAAGATATTACAAAGCATTGCTAATCAATTATCCGAACGAATTAGATCGCCGGAGATTTAATGCGGCAAAATCGACCGGGGATTTGTCACAAAAAGCGCAGATCGGCGGACTCATCGAAGTTCATGGGGACGGTGGCAAAGGGTTCCATTGGACAGACGGATGCATCGCCCTGACAAACACCGATATGGATCAGGTGTTTCAAAAAGCCTGGTCGGATGAGAATCGTTATTGTCGGTTCGCTTAAACCGATGAGCGCGTATTTCTCTAAAATTAATCTGTCTGTAAATTGAAAATTTGCACCATCGGAACAATGAAAATAGTAAAAACATGTTAGAAAATATCAGTCCGGTTGATCCGGAAAACCCATTACCGATACCCATCGAATCCCGTTCAGCTAATCCCATTCGAATTGGAAAAATGATGCTTTACGGCACCGGATGCGGCATTTGTTTGCTAATAATACTCATCGCATTTGCTTACCCATTACGGGAAATGTTGTTTTATTTAAGCCCCACCCAGCCCCTTACAGGTCCCGTTTCGGATGAAAACAGCATTCGCAAAGAAATTGTTGCCATACAAAAACGCATTGCTGTATTCGAAAAAAGAATACAACGATTAACGCCGAATAGGCCGTATCTGATTGTCAATACAATGGACAATTACTTTTATCTGAAAAAAGGCAGTGAAACCATTCGTGAAGGGCTTTGCTCGACCGGTAGTTACATTCTGCTAAAAAGCCACGACCAACGGGAATGGATTTTCAAAACACCTCGCGGCATGTTTCAGGTACAAAACAAATTAACGTCGCCCATTTGGCGAATGCCGGACTGGGCGTTTATTGAAGACGGTAAGCCTGTTCCACCGCCAAATGCCGCGGAACGGTTTGCCCGGGGTGTGCTGGGTGATTATGCGCTGTCAATCGGGCATGGCTACCTGATTCACGGGACGTTATATAAACGCTTTTTAGGCTTGCCGGTAACTCACGGATGCGTTCGGCTTAATGATGAGGACTTATACAGTGTATACCGTAATTTACAACCGGGTTCAAAAGTGTTTATCTACTAAACACACTTTTTTTCGAAACAGGTTCCCGGACAATCGTTTGAAAATTGCTTTTTTAGTGCCACTGTTGGTACCCGTTTTCGTCGGGTTCATTTGGGTAATCCTGTTGCCTTTCGTATATCCGGCACATGGTTTTTTTCAATCTGAAAACCCGTCAGCGCAAACCCACGTACTGCAGCAAAACACTGGTAATCCGTCTGAAACGGTTATCGATCATCAGATCCTGCGACAACTAAAGGAGTTAACGCATAAGGAAGCCTTTTGGAACGCGCGGATGAAATTATCCGGAAATGACTCCATTTCACTGTGTATCGATTTACAAAATAACCGGCTATGGCTGGAGGTTCTTGGTGTGAAGTTGCGGGAATCAGAAATAAAGGAAGCGGAAATTGATAATAATTTCCCTTACATCAGCCAAAATAGCGCATTTATGCAATGGCTCGCCAACCCATTTATATTACAACAGTCCTGTTCCACAACAGAAAAAACACCGGTAATCATCAAAAAAGCGCCAAAAGATACCATAGAAGCAAACCTGAACGATACCCAGCCGGTCGCTCCGGAAAAAGATGATGTTTTTTATCAATTGGAATTTTCCGGGAATTTGTATATCCGGATCAGCCAATCTCAACCGGCATCATTTTACGGAAACATTGAGCATTGCTTATTTACATTGTCTCAGGTATTTTCCGAATCGCTACGAACGGTTGGAGCAGTATTGCGATTGGAAATACCCATGCATCCATTGAAGATACATCTTGTTCTCGACAGAGAAGAAGCGAGAGCCATTTATCGCGCGCTCCCGGATAATGCTGCACTGGCAATCCAGTTTCCAGTTTACCAATAAAAGGAACCGATTTGCGGCGGGACAATGCCGAAGCATCTGAATTTTGTATGATCTATCAAAAAGTAATACTACATCAGCACCAACAAATGGGTATTGTGGTAGGTTAAGTGACTTAATATGCCCTATCTGGGTCAGGTAACCTGAGAGCCATCCGACTCAGATTGCATAACAATTTTATGCTGGAACTCATCAAACTTGAACGGTTTGCTCAAATAATCATTCATTCCGGCGTTCAAACATTTTTCCCGGTCGCCCTCAAGAGCGTTGGCTGTCAAAGCAACAATTCTCAGGGAATCAAAAGCGGTATCATTTCGGATTTGACGCGTCGCTTCAATGCCATCCATTTCCGGCATCTGAACATCCATTAACACCAGATCGTATTGTTGCCGCTGTATAGCTTCCAATACTTCCAGTCCGTTGCTCACCAGATCTGCATTGTATCCCATTTTTGACAGGATTCTCAGAATCAGTTTTTGATTAATTTGATTGTCTTCCGCAACCAGAATTTTTAATGGATACTTCTCAAATAAATGGGTATCAAGCGTTACGGGTTGTATACTTTTTTTGCGGATGATCGATTTCTTCCTGCTCAACATAAGCTTCAACGCAGTATACAACCTGTCCATCTTAATAGGTTTTTGAACAAATTCGGTGTTGGCATTGTCCAGAAAACGGGAAATTTCCGAAGATATATCCAGTGAACTCAATAATATAGTAGGAATGGATCGTTTACTATATTGCCATATCTGTTCTGTTAATGTGACACCATCAACGTCTGGCATCTGGTAATCCATCAGGATAATATCAAAATGCTGTCCGGATTCAACAATTGCCATTGCTGCTGTATTATCGCTTGCGATATGGGGTACAAGTTGCCACTTGTTGCATTGCATGGCAAGTATACGGCAATTGGTCTGGTTATCATCCACAATCAAAACCTGTTTGCCTTTAATTACGTCCGGAATGTGAATGTCTTCCGGTTGATGCTGAGATACCACCGTCATCTGAACGCTAAAAGTAAAGACAGAACCGATACCCGGTGTACTCTTAACACCGATATTTCCGCCCATTAGCTGAACCAATTTGGAGCAAATTGCCAACCCCAAACCGCTGCCACCAAAACGCCTGTTAATCGATGAATCTGCTTGCGCAAAGGCATCAAAAATTTTGGTAATCTGACTGTCGGTTATGCCAATTCCCGTATCCTTGATAGAAAACTCAAGTGTTGCAATATTGTTGTCTATTTCAACTCGTGAGATGGATATCAGGATTTCACCTTCTGCGGTAAACTTGATGGCGTTACCGACAAGATTAAACAAAACCTGCCGGAGACGGGTGGCATCGCCACGCAAGATTGCAGGCACATCGGATTCGATGATATTTAACAAATCAAGGTTTTTGTTCTTTATCGACGGAGCCAACAGGTCTATCACTTCATCAACCATACCTTTAAGATTAAAATCGTGTTCCTCAAGTCTCAGTTTGCCTGAGTCTATCTTGGAGAAATCCAGAATATCATTTATTATGGACAGCAGGGTTTCCCCACTAACACGTATGGTTTCTACACATTCCTTTTGCTCACAGTCCAAGGGCGTTTCAGAAAGCAGGCTGGTCATGCCGATGACCCCATTCATCGGGGTTCGGATTTCATGACTCATCGTTGCCAGAAAATCGGTTTTTGCCTTTATTGCAATTTCTGCATTGTCACGGGCTTCCCGTAAATCATTTACCATTGCGTTAAACGAAGACGCCAACATGCCAAATTCATCTTGTGAATCAATACTTACTTTGGCATTCAAATTCCCGTTCCCGACATCGGAAAAGGCCTCGGTCAGTTTGTTGATCGGTTTGGATATACTTGTTGCAAAGAAATACCCCAAAAGCACAGACAAAACCGCCCCGATCAAAATGGTAAGCCAGTTCATCAAAAATGCTGTTTCGGTTGACTGATTCGCTCGAATTTCGCCCTGGGTGAGCAGCCGGTTTTCGTAGTTTATGGCATTGTTGATAGATTCAAGGATATCTTCCTCAATTTCCTCGATTTCTTCTTTGATCGCTAAAACCTCGTCCCCTGAGAGAAGAAATATTTGTGGGTTAATTTTCCGGGAGATGGTACTTCTCAATGAGTCAATATGCAGGTTTATACCGGTTATGTGCAAAACCTGGGTTTCGTTTTCAGCATTTGACCGGTATAATGCCAGTAAAGTATCCAACTCTCCTGCGGTTTCCTGATATTCCGCAATTTCTTCTATCAGCATTTCCCGGGCAGAAGCTTCATCTTCATCACTCTCATCAATGTCTTCATTCAAAGCTTCCGGTGCAAAATCCATATAAAACAAACTTATGTCTGAAGAGCGTTGTTCATCAAGCCATTCACTTAAAACGGCATCATCCTGGCTTTTCTCAATTATCAGAATACCACTGATAACCGATTCCATCATTCGCATGCAATGGCTTTCAATATCATTAAGCAACATAACACGCGGCATTAGTTTGTTGGAAATCCGGTTTAAATTACCAATCACCTCTTCCCGGAAAATATGATTGTTAACACTGATTAAAATGTTAATAACTGTAAATACCAGAAATGCGATAACCAGCTTTTTTTTAAGATTCATATCTTACAATACTCCAAAAATTCAATCCGGTGTTTCATCACCATTTAGTGAAAATTCTATAGAAAATTGGGCAATGATACGGTATGTATCCGCAGGAGATGACACACCGATGGGTATAGCAAATCCAAATTCATACGAACCATAAGTGCTAATGATACCCGGTGTAACATATATTTCTGCAATTTCATCCGCTGTTATCCAGTTCAGTTCTGTCGAAACACAAAATGTTCTGAACGGATAAATTATCCCGCTATTCATAAATATACCGGGCGCATCATCCGTTTCTGATGTTAGGGATATTTCACCGCCAACTTGCGTAAATATATGCGCATCATTTAGCCAGTTTAAATCCATTGCTGCAATAACATAGGGTTCAACTGCCGGATCATCTTCATTAATGCCATCAGTTCCGCCGGTCGGCAGTTGCAAATCCAACCCAACCGCCGACTGTATGTTGCGATGCCCCGGACTCAAGAAGCGCCATTTTGTTCCAATTTCAACATCACCGGGTCCGGATATATTTCCGGATAAGCTATTTTCTTGATGGACATATCCCATCCAGGAAAACTCAATCTGCCAACTGTCTGAGAGGCCATATTCAATCGCAACCGGTGAGCTGAGCAGGTTTACCGGTCTGCTATTCTGTAGGTTAGGAGAGATGGTAAATTGTAATTCACCGCTTTCCTGCGGATAAACCAATTCGGATTGAAACACATCCTGGATTAATTGCTCCGGATGTGTTTGGGCAAACAGAAATGTGGAGCAGCATAAAAGCAAATAGTGTAACGTTCGATATAACATATTCATCCCTGAATAAGGTAAAATAAAATTATGCTGTTTATTAATACAATAGCCGGAAAGCATCCGGTTATTTAGGAAAATCTGCAAAAAAACTGCAAACTGTTATTGGGTGTAATTATCGAATCAAAATATTCGTACTTTAGCGAAAATGATGTAAGGTAAACAGCGGTATTATGGACATTCCCGCAATTTTTAAGCGGAATCCATAAATCTTGAGCGAGTGGATACCTGATATAAGCATTTTGACATGACAAACCCGCTGGAATTTACCTATTGCATAAACTATTGATACGTGAAAAAACACAAGAAAAGCGATCCTGACGAAATTCTCTATCATTTTTAACCGCAAATTTTTGCAAATTTACACGAATGAATCATCAACAATCCCCGAAAATTTGTTTCAATTGCGGTTTAAACAAAAAAGCGCCTTGTTTTATCAACAAACCGTATTCCCAACTCAATTCACGGATAAATAAACCGGACATTTCTACCCCCTCGAAAAGACAAAAAACCACCACTTGCACCAGACAAAAAGTTACTGTAACTTAAACCAGTACTTGGAAACATTAAAAAATACCATCATACAAAACCAATTCAATTAAAAAGATGTTAAGCATAAACTGTAATTGGCACAGTGACACATAGAATCAGGAAGAAATATTACAGCAACCTTTTCTTATTACATCATCATTTAAGATTTTTACAAAACACCTTTGTGTCCTTCTGTGCTTCTGAGGCTAAAACGCGTAACTCAGTTATATAATTTAGATGAAAGCTGTGATAATTTCCATATTCCTAAAATAGAACTGTGCAGACGCTTATTAATCAAGACCGGTGAAACGACAGAAAGCGGTAAAAGCTATGACTGAAATGATTGAACGTATCGTCAAAATGCTGGTGGACAATCCGGAAGAAGTAGCCATAAAAGAAGTTGTTGGCAACAATGTCAGGATTTATGAATTGAAAGTAGCCAAATCCGATTTTGGGAAAGTAATCGGCAAACACGGTCAAACAATCGGCGCCATCCGGATATTGCTAACTGCAGCATCCGCGGCAAAAGACCGCCACCGCTGTATACTTGAAATTATTGAATAACAAACCAGAAAAACAACTGTAGCCGGGTCCTTCCCCAATAAAAGCCCCCCTAAATTATTTTAAATAAGCCCGGCTGCAGTATTATTTTAGGTAGTAGTCAGAAATGTCCGGTTTCAAATTTGCGTAGCGCCAAAACAAACTCAATTCTGCACGCAGGGCATGTCATTCCAGCAATCTTAAAGCGGTAATCCATAAATCTTGAGCAAGTGGTTGCCTGATAAAAGCCTTCAAAAAATGCCAACCTGAACCACAAAAAAAAGCCCCGAACAAATGCTTTCACCTGTTCGGGGCTTGATAAATGTATTGCTTAACCAAACGTTATTACTTCAACAAAATCATACGCTTGACCAGGTTTATCCTATCACCTTTCAATTGATATAAATAAAACCCGGAGGGTAAATGCGACGCATCGAATACCACCTCATGAACACCACTTTCCAATCGATCTGCAACCAATGTTTCGACGCGTTTTCCGGTAATATCAAATACTTCCAACCGGATATCCGATGCCACCGGCAATTCAAAAGAAATGGTTGTTGTGGGGTTAAATGGATTTGGATAATTCTGGGATAATGCAAACCCGGATGATACTGTTTCACCACCCCGATCATCGATCCCTGTAACGGTGCTGATAAGGTAACCATATCCGGATGCATCGGTAAACAGCGGGTCGGTATTACCGGATTGGCTCTGGATATTGGCAACCTCATAGTTCGATTTGGAAACCCAACTATATTGGATATAAACTTCTTCGCTGCTGGAAATAACAGATCCATTTAAGATCGTCTTGTTAATTGTTTTGACATCGTCCCGGATCCGCAAACATTCAAAATCACCGATATCCAGTTGCACCGTTCCCCAGGCATCAACCAACGTAACGGTTGAGTCAATACTTAAGAAATAAAAGGATGTATCAGGACCTAAGAATGTCGTATCGCTGCTGACTTCCGTCCATGTATCATTAAAATTAAGCGGCAATGGTGATACGGAATTATCGTCATAGGAAAAGATAGTTGTATCCATCGGCGGGTTTGTTTGCGAAAAAACAGAGGCAAACCCAATGTTGGAAATAGAGGAACTGGCAACTTCCAGATATCCGTAAAATTCAAATGAGTTGCCCGGATCAGGGTCGAGATCGGTAACATGTTGCACAAAATTCGCTTGCGGAAAGCTGTCCGCATATGCCGTTTGTCCGGGAGATAAAAATTCCGATCGGTAAATTAAC includes:
- a CDS encoding L,D-transpeptidase produces the protein MLENISPVDPENPLPIPIESRSANPIRIGKMMLYGTGCGICLLIILIAFAYPLREMLFYLSPTQPLTGPVSDENSIRKEIVAIQKRIAVFEKRIQRLTPNRPYLIVNTMDNYFYLKKGSETIREGLCSTGSYILLKSHDQREWIFKTPRGMFQVQNKLTSPIWRMPDWAFIEDGKPVPPPNAAERFARGVLGDYALSIGHGYLIHGTLYKRFLGLPVTHGCVRLNDEDLYSVYRNLQPGSKVFIY
- a CDS encoding response regulator → MNLKKKLVIAFLVFTVINILISVNNHIFREEVIGNLNRISNKLMPRVMLLNDIESHCMRMMESVISGILIIEKSQDDAVLSEWLDEQRSSDISLFYMDFAPEALNEDIDESDEDEASAREMLIEEIAEYQETAGELDTLLALYRSNAENETQVLHITGINLHIDSLRSTISRKINPQIFLLSGDEVLAIKEEIEEIEEDILESINNAINYENRLLTQGEIRANQSTETAFLMNWLTILIGAVLSVLLGYFFATSISKPINKLTEAFSDVGNGNLNAKVSIDSQDEFGMLASSFNAMVNDLREARDNAEIAIKAKTDFLATMSHEIRTPMNGVIGMTSLLSETPLDCEQKECVETIRVSGETLLSIINDILDFSKIDSGKLRLEEHDFNLKGMVDEVIDLLAPSIKNKNLDLLNIIESDVPAILRGDATRLRQVLFNLVGNAIKFTAEGEILISISRVEIDNNIATLEFSIKDTGIGITDSQITKIFDAFAQADSSINRRFGGSGLGLAICSKLVQLMGGNIGVKSTPGIGSVFTFSVQMTVVSQHQPEDIHIPDVIKGKQVLIVDDNQTNCRILAMQCNKWQLVPHIASDNTAAMAIVESGQHFDIILMDYQMPDVDGVTLTEQIWQYSKRSIPTILLSSLDISSEISRFLDNANTEFVQKPIKMDRLYTALKLMLSRKKSIIRKKSIQPVTLDTHLFEKYPLKILVAEDNQINQKLILRILSKMGYNADLVSNGLEVLEAIQRQQYDLVLMDVQMPEMDGIEATRQIRNDTAFDSLRIVALTANALEGDREKCLNAGMNDYLSKPFKFDEFQHKIVMQSESDGSQVT
- a CDS encoding KH domain-containing protein, with the protein product MTEMIERIVKMLVDNPEEVAIKEVVGNNVRIYELKVAKSDFGKVIGKHGQTIGAIRILLTAASAAKDRHRCILEIIE
- a CDS encoding T9SS type A sorting domain-containing protein, which codes for MKKFYKANMWLVAFLMVYSFSTVGFAQITITSSDILGLIGTSQVSIEDERFSIPVNVGLPGANQIWDFRSMDVQDTLIYRSEFLSPGQTAYADSFPQANFVQHVTDLDPDPGNSFEFYGYLEVASSSISNIGFASVFSQTNPPMDTTIFSYDDNSVSPLPLNFNDTWTEVSSDTTFLGPDTSFYFLSIDSTVTLVDAWGTVQLDIGDFECLRIRDDVKTINKTILNGSVISSSEEVYIQYSWVSKSNYEVANIQSQSGNTDPLFTDASGYGYLISTVTGIDDRGGETVSSGFALSQNYPNPFNPTTTISFELPVASDIRLEVFDITGKRVETLVADRLESGVHEVVFDASHLPSGFYLYQLKGDRINLVKRMILLK